The Musa acuminata AAA Group cultivar baxijiao chromosome BXJ3-6, Cavendish_Baxijiao_AAA, whole genome shotgun sequence region TACACATAGCACGATATTCTCATGCTTCTTGATACAAACAGCTTAAACATCAAATTCCACACCATAGCACAAGCCAAGCAAGCAGCTAGTACAAGCACCACCAAACCTTTTTGTCTGCTAATGAGAGAACACCAGCTGAGGCGTAGAACCACACCTGAATCCACGAGCATGACATAGGTGTCTCGTGTACCCGTGCGTGTACGTATGGACGGGTCATGCATCGCGCACCTCAAACACGTTCCGGCACTTGACGACGATGTCGTACATGTGCACGGACGTGAACCTGGAGAAGTCTCTCGGCACCGAGATGAGGTGCACCGACGAGCGCTTGTGGAACTGGACAAGATCCGGGGTGCTGGGGTACAGCTCCCACCCGAGCTCCGCGAGCTTGGTCGCCAGCATCTCATTGGATGTGATCACCTCGTTGGTGGGAAGATAGACCAGGATCTTCCGCCGCCGACTGCCGATCGAGTCGCCGCCGCCTGGGTTCTCTCGCCGCACGACGCCGTTCTTGAACACCCACACCCCTGACATGTCTTGCTGCTGTACGATCAGAATCGGAGAGGGATGAGAGGGGTGTGGGAAGCGGATGAAGGAGTCGAGGGGAGAGGAGGTGCGGGTTTTATATGCACTGGCCgaggttagagagagagagagaatggctaAGGTGGGACCCGCCAAGGGGAGATATGGAGGACCGTGTGGGACCGACGGAGCTTTGATGAACAGCTACTTCCCTGGCCACTGGGATCAGCGGTGATTAGAGTCTCTCGGCACACAGTCCACAGGGAACTGCTACTTCCCGGTGTTGGGATTGATCTTTTCCTGTGCAAATTattggagggggggggggggccaaATGGACCTGAAAACAGATATCTTTAGATCCTTAGGGTTGTGTACTACATATCCTGAGGAACAAACATGCTATGTGGTGCAGTGAGTGGGGAGACGTCGGCTTTCTCAAAAGCTGTCACTCAGCTTTTCATGAATGATGTACGTGAGCAGGATAAAATGATGGACCAGTTGCACTgacatgcagcagcagcagcagcagcagcttatCACGAGCCACGCACGTGGAAGAAAGAGAGAGGTCGACCACGCCCGCATTGACCCCCTTCTCCACTCTTGCCATGGCCCGGACTATGATATGTGAGGCCGCATACCCCCCCACAGTTTGATCGAATGCAATTTGATCGTTCTGAATGAGATTCTACTAGGGCTTGACTTTTGAGTCACAAAGGAGCTGATCCAGTCGAGGGAGAGAAGCAACAGGTCAAGATGCAGTAGTCCAATCCTTGAAAGATAGAATCGAAGTCCAATCCTTGAGCTGACCACTGACATCACCGGCGAGCGCCTTCCCGTACGGAACCATGAGCAAAAATACATGCAGCTTGATGTTTGCCGGAAACAGAGAAAGAGGTATGCATGACACAGAATACTCGGAGAAATCATGAGGCCTCGCACTACTCCCACCGTTGATAACCCTGTTGAATCAACATGCAGAAGCTGAGGGATGCAAAACTCATGCTGAGGACAGCAGAACTGGAGCAGCGACTGCCACTGCCACCACTTGCTTTTTCCTCAAAGGTGGACCGCCACAAATGGTGGTGGAGACGGTTCGGGCCATGTGTGCCAGTCTCCATACGAAGCAGTACACTGATACAGAAAGcagatatcacttgttctttcttctttAAGCAGGCAGGATTATTCCAGCAACGATGGCTCCATCAGCTGTGGGGCTGCTGGAGGAGGAGCTATAGATCTATGACCATAT contains the following coding sequences:
- the LOC103986689 gene encoding flowering-promoting factor 1-like protein 3, with the protein product MSGVWVFKNGVVRRENPGGGDSIGSRRRKILVYLPTNEVITSNEMLATKLAELGWELYPSTPDLVQFHKRSSVHLISVPRDFSRFTSVHMYDIVVKCRNVFEVRDA